Part of the Bacillus cereus group sp. RP43 genome is shown below.
GAAAACCTTGGAGGTGGCTTACTATTAGCAAGGATATGATGATTAACGAGCAAATTCGTGCACGTGAAGTACGCTTAGTTGGCGCAAACGGCGATCAACTTGGAATCAAGTCTCGTAATGACGCTTTAGACTTAGCTGCAGGTCTTAATCTTGATTTAGTATTGGTTGCTCCAAATGCGAAACCGCCAGTATGCCGCATTATGGACTACGGTAAATTCCGCTTTGAGCAACAGAAGAAAGAAAAAGAACAGCGCAAAAATCAAAAAGTAATTAGCATGAAAGAAGTTCGTTTAAGTCCAACAATTGATGAACATGACTTTAACACAAAACTTCGTAATGCTGTCAAGTTTTTAGAGAAAGGCGACAAGGTTAAAGCGTCAATTCGCTTTAAAGGACGTGCCATTACTCATAAAGAAATCGGTCAACGTGTTTTAGATCGCTTCTCAGAAGCTTGTGCTGAAGTTAGTACAATTGAATCTAAGCCTAAAATGGAAGGACGCAGTATGTTCTTAGTTTTAGCACCGAAAAACGATAAGTAATAGATAGAGGAGGAAATACCTATGCCTAAACAAAAAACTCATCGCGGCGCTGCAAAGCGTTTCAAAAAGACTGGATCTGGTAAACTGAAGCGTTCTCACGCTTACACAAGCCATTTATTCGCTAACAAATCTACAAAAGCTAAACGTAAACTACGTAAAGCTGGTGTAGTTAGCGCTGGTGACTTCAAACGCATTCGTCAAATGCTTGACAACTTAAAATAAGTTCGGCTGATATATAGAACAAACTAGGAGGTAATATTATGCCAAGAGTAAAAGGTGGTACAGTTACTCGTCAACGTCGTAAAAAAGTTATAAAATTAGCAAAAGGTTACTACGGTTCTAAGAGTACATTATTTAAGGTTGCTAACCAACAGGTTATGAAATCTCTAATGTATGCATTCCGTGACCGTCGTCAAAAGAAACGTGACTTCCGTAAATTATGGATTACACGTATCAACGCAGCAGCTCGTATGAATGGTCTTTCTTACAGCCGCTTAATGCACGGTTTAAAAAATGCTGGCATCGAAGTTAACCGCAAGATGCTTGCTGACTTAGCTGTTCATGACGAAAAAGCTTTCGCTGAATTAGCAACAGTTGCAAAAAACAACATTAACTAATTAATTAGTTGAAACCTTAGAAGATTTTTCTTCTAAGGTTTTTTTATTTACATTCATTGTAAATATTCAATGATTTGCAAAATCCTTTACTTATTATCGTTATCGATATGACAAAATCAATGCGAAAACTATAGCGATATAGAAGAATATGTTTATAAAGTCGGGAGAATCCTCCTGGCTTTTTTTATTTATGCTCCTTTGGAAAGAAGAGTATCTTTCCTAGCAGAAACGACACTGCTATAATGGAGAGATGATATGGAACTTTCATCAGATGAATAATCTAAGAACGATGATTGAAACGTATTTGTAAATTAAGGACAAGCTATTTTGGAAAGAGGTAAATAGCTGACTTATTAATAAGAAACGAAAAATAATAATGAACTTTGAGATGAAACAACATTGTTGCGTAAAATGCGATGTTGGAGGAGGACAATAGAATGGACTTACTACAACTATTTAAACTACAAAAAGAATTAGATGACCGTATTGTGAAAGAACATGACTTACAACCGAAAAAATTGTTAAAAGAAAAAATGTTAGCTCTTCTTGTAGAAATTGGAGAACTTGCAAATGAAACACGTTGTTTTAAATATTGGAGCAATAAACCAGCATCAGAGCGTGAAGTAATATTAGAAGAATACGTAGATGGTTTGCATTTTATCTTATCAATCGGAATCGATTTAGGAATTGATAAAAACTTCTTATTCTATAAATGTGCACAAACGAATAAAACACAAGTGGAAATTTTCTTAGACACATATGCGAAAGTAATTCGTTTTACAGATCAACCATCTATCACGAACTATATTGAATTATTTACAAGCTATCTTCGACTTGGACAAGCACTTGAATTTGAACAAGAAGAAATTGAAAAAGCGTATTTAGATAAAAATGAAGTAAATCATCAGCGTCAAACACAAGGATACTAATTTAATTTTTGAATATTTCAATTTCCTTTTGTATAATAAGGTGACTGAAGAAAAAGGAGGGTGTTGGCAATGACAAAATTAGACGCGACATTGACAATGCTAAAAGAGTTAACAGATGCACGTGGTATTGCTGGTAACGAGCGTGAACCACGTGAAGTAATGAAGAAATATATTGAGCCGTTTGCGGACGAACTTTCTACTGATAATTTAGGAAGTTTAGTTGCGAAAAAAGTTGGGGAAGAAAACGGCCCGAAAATTATGGTTGCAGGTCATTTAGATGAAGTTGGCTTTATGATTACGCAAATTGATGACAAAGGCTTCCTTCGTTTCCAAACAGTTGGTGGCTGGTGGTCACAAGTTATGCTGGCACAGCGCGTGACAATTGTAACGCGTAAAGGAGATGTAACAGGTGTAATTGGTTCAAAACCACCACACATTTTACCTCCAGAAGCTCGTAAAAAGCCAGTTGATATTAAAGACATGTTTATCGATATTGGTGCTTCTAGCCAAGAAGAGGCAATGGAGTGGGGCGTAAGACCAGGAGATCAGGTTGTACCTTACTTTGAATTCCAAGTAATGAAGAATGAAAAGATGTTACTTGCAAAAGCATGGGATAATCGAATTGGTTGTGCAATTGCAATTGACGTATTAAAACAATTAAAAGATGAAAAACATCCAAACGTTGTATACGGCGTTGGGACTGTACAAGAAGAAGTTGGTCTTCGTGGTGCGAAAACATCTGCAAACTATATTAAGCCAGATATCGCATTCGCTGTAGATGTTGGTATTGCTGGTGATACACCAGGTGTAACGGCAAAAGAAGCGCAAAGTAAAATGGGCGATGGACCGCAGATCATTTTATATGATGCTTCTGTTATTGGTCATACAGGTTTACGTGACTTTGTAGTTGATGTTGCTGATGAATTACAAATTCCATACCAGTATGATTCTGTAGCCGGCGGTGGAACAGATGCAGGAGCAATTCACATTTCTGTAAACGGTATTCCGTCTATGGCGATTACGATTGCGACACGCTACATTCATTCTCATGCGGCAATGTTACACCGTGATGACTATGAAAATGCAGTGAAGTTAATTGTAGAAGTTATTAAACGTCTTGATAAAGAGGCTGTACATAACATTACATTTAATTAATAGAAAAAAGCGAAGGATAACCTCCTTCGCTTTTTCCATTTTTAAAACGGTCTTTCTAACCCTGCTGCAGTATGGGCTCCTAAAATAATTAAGCGAGTTAATTGCATTGCCATGAAATGTGGGGTATAAATCATGCCTCTTTTTAACCATGACATAATCATTCCGATATGAGCGCCTGTAACATAACTAATAAGAATATCACGAGGGACCATAAGGTCTTCATCATCTGGCTGGGAAATAGATAAGCTTAATGTTAAATGTGTTTGAATTGTTTTCATCATTTTATAAGAATAGTTTCCAGTTGCCTTATCGCCGAGCATAACGTTATAGAAATTAGTATTTTCTGCGATATGCTCAAACAAAGCTAAAAAAGTTGGATGCGGTGAATCAAAAGTGAGCTGAAAATCTTCTTTATTTCGATTTTGTGGTTTAATTACTTCAGCTAATTTTTCTAGCATTTCTTCTATGCTTTTGTCTAATAAATCATATTTATCATGGTAGTGGCTATAAAATGTAGCGCGATTTACAGGGGCACGTTCCGCGATATGTTGCACAGTTACATTTTCGAAGCCCTTTTCGCCTACTAAAGCGACAAAAGCATCCTGTATGAGTTGTCTTGTTCGTTTTACACGTGGATCATTTGTATTTTTAATAGACATTTTTACTTCACCTCGTTTAATTTTTTTAACTTAAACAACACATATATAGTGTAATGTTGCTTAAACAACATATAGGTTTAAATTGTTGGTTGTAGATTCGGGATAATTATTTATAATTATAAATGATAGTCCTTTAGAAATCAGCACCGCTAGGATGCAGACAAAACATAGTTTGCGTCGTAAAAGGTGTGCTTTTTTTGTTTAAAGGTTAATATAATTAACAATTAAACAATATAAACAATAAGGATGTAAATAGTTTAGAAAAAAATTATATGCGATATAAGGAGAGGAATGCAATGAATCAGTTTCGAAGAATGGTAATTATCAACATTATCACATTAATTGTATTAGTTGGCGGCGGTATCGGCGGTTATTACTACTACAATCAAGCAGAAAATTATTTAAAAACAGACAATGCAAAAATTGACGGAAAGGTAATTCCGATTGCATCACCAGTAGCAGGTAAGTTAACAGACTGGAAAGCTGAAGTAGGAAAAAACTACAATGAAAACGATAAATTAGGTGCTGTCACTGTAGCGGGAGCAAATGGTGAACAAACAGTAGACGTAACAATTCCGCAAAATGCTACAGTTGTACAATCAAATGCAACAACAAATGCGTTCGTTGGAGCAGGTAGCCCAATTGCATACGCATTTGATATGAGTAATTTATGGGTAACAGCAAACATTGAAGAGACAACTATTGATGATGTTCAAAAAGGCCAAACAGTAGATGTGTATGTAGACGCATACCCAGATACAACGTTAACAGGGAAAGTAGAACAAGTTGGATTAACAACAGCGAATACATTCTCGATGTTACCATCAAGTAACGCAACAGCGAACTATACGAAAGTAAAGCAAGTTGTACCAGTTAAAATTTCTTTAGATCATAGTAAATCAGTAAATATTGTTCCTGGAATGAATGTGTCAGTTCGTATTCATAAGTAAGGGGGAGATGAGATGTCCTCAATTGCAATTGTAGGATATGCACTATTTTGTATAATCGTCTTCTTCCTTGTAAATCGTCTTTTACGAAAGAAAAAAACGAATATGGGAGAAGAACAAGTCCCAGCCGTAAGTAAAATAGAGGTAACTAAAGCAGAAACAGAACTTGAACAAAAACAAGAAATAGAAGCTTCTAACGTAGTGGAATTAGAAACAGGAAAGCAAGAGCAAGTAAAGCAGGAAAAAGAAATGCTGAAGAGACAATTGCCGGTAGAGAATGTGAATGTAAAGGCAGTTGTAGCTGTATTAATTCTTGGTATGTTCGTTTCTATTTTAAACCAAACAATCATTAATGTTGCATTGCCTCCATTAATGAACGAATTTAACGTATCAACTTCAACGGCCCAATGGTTAATTACAGGCTTCATGCTTGTAAACGGAATTTTAGTACCGATTAGTGCCTTTTTAGTTTCACGATTTACGTATCGTAAATTATTCGTAGCGGCAATGTTATTTTTCACGGTAGGATCTATCATTTGTGCTACATCAGGTAACTTTACAATGATGATGACGGGCCGCATTATTCAAGCGGTCGGTGCAGGTATTTTAATGCCGGTTGGTATGAATATCTTCATGACATTATTCCCGCCTCATAAGCGCGGAGCAGCGATGGGATTACTAGGGGTAGCAATGATTTTAGCGCCAGCTATAGGACCAACTGTAACAGGTTGGGTAATTGAAAATTATAGCTGGAACTTAATGTTCTACGGTATGTTTGTGATCGGTTTAATTATTACGTTCTTATCTTTAAAATTCTTCACACTAGCACAGCCGGTGTCTAAAACTAAGTTAGATGTATTTGGTGTTATTAGTTCAAGTATTGGACTAGGTAGCTTATTGTACGGATTTAGTGAAGCTGGAAATAATGGCTGGACTAGTGCAGAAGTTATTATAACACTTATCATCGGTGTCATTGGTTTAGCAGTATTTATTTGGAGAGAGTTAACAACGGACAATAAAATGCTTGATTTACAAGTGTTTAAATATCCAACGTTCACTTTCACATTAGTAATTAATGCAATCGTAACGATGGCATTATTCGGAGGTATGTTATTACTTCCAGTATATCTGCAAAATATTCGCGGCTTTACGCCGATGGAATCTGGTCTACTACTCCTTCCGGGATCATTAATTATGGGGATTATGGGCCCAGTTGCAGGTAAACTATTTGATAAGTATGGTATTCGTCCGTTAGCAATTGTCGGATTAGCCATTACAACATTTGCGACATATAAATTTACAACGTTATCAATGGATACACCGTATAGCGTTATTATGACGGATTATATTATACGTTCAATTGGTATGTCATTCATTATGATGCCAATTATGACAGCTGGTATGAACGCATTGCCGATGAAATTAATTTCTCACGGTACAGCAACGCAAAATACGTCAAGACAAGTAGCTGGTTCAATTGGAACAGCGATACTAATCACACTTATGACGCAACAAACTACTGCTCACGTAGCGGATTATGGCAATATGTTAACAACGTCAAACCCAATTTTAGTTGATAAAGTACACGGTATGGGCCAAAGCTTAGCGGCATTAGCCGGGTCAGCTCAAGCAGGAGATGCGATGAGTACGCAACTATTATTCGGACAAATTTCAAAGCTATCTGCAATTAACGGTATTAACGATGCCTTCTTAATTGCAACGATATTAGCAGGTATTGCTTGGGTGTTATCGTTCTTCTTACCATCAGGCAATAAACGAAATAGAAAAGCAGGGAATTAATTTCCCTGCTTTTCTATGTTTTTATGTAGTTAAATATAAAAGATGATAAGCAGTCAAAGAGCATAATCCCGTTATAAACAAAATTATCCCCATAGAACGAATATGTGTGAATTGTCTTCCGCTTATAATAGCTAATAGTCCAGCTAAAGAGAAGAGACACCAATATAAAGTTCCTGAAATGGGGAGCATCCGCTCTAAATCTATTCCATAACCTATACAAATGATAGGAACAACGATAAGCAATATGCTAATCAATCCTGCTATGAATGTAAAAAAATTTCGATATTTAATTCCAGCAACAATTAAAAAAATGCCCACGATGACTTCACATAGCATCAAAATAGGGCCTAAGATAATCCAAACTAACAATCCGGTAACTTCCATGTGTAATAACTCCTTAACGAATGAAATATGAATCAGGCATAGACATGAGCTGATAACAAATAGCTGCGAACAGTCCTACCGAGAAAATAATGAATCCCATATTACGTATACTTTTAATTTTTGAAGGTGCCCCATTAATCCCTGCTAATAAACCAGCTAGAGAGAAAAGCACCCAATATAGAACCGCTGGAATATGAAGAATATCCTCTCCGCTTATACCTTTGTTCAAAAAAATAAAAGGCATTATAACGAATGAGCAGCAAATAATCCCCATTAAAATAGCAAGGAATTTACGATGAATAATTCCGGTTACCACTAAAAAAATACCACCAGCAATTCCGCACAACATGAGAAGCGGCATAAAAATCATCCAAATAATACTGAACATATACAAACTCCTTTATATTAATTAAGTAATATTTTACTACATGAGGTTTATTTTGGATATCTTTAATGAATATGAATAACTTGATAGGAATGTATGGATGATGTGTTATTAGCTCTTTGAAAAGCTAGGGGATAGTGTGATGGGAGAAGAGTTTGAAGCTGTTATAAAAGAGTAAAGAGAGGTAGCGTGATGATACCTCTTTTTTACGTTGAAAAGGCGATTATATTAGTCAAAATATGTAATAGTATAGCTGGAATAATAGATTTAGTTTGTTTGTACAATAAACAAGCAAATATTCCCGTCATAAATGCGCTAACCATAATTCCCACAGAGTACGTATGAGCAATACCGAAAATTAAACTTGAGAGAATTAC
Proteins encoded:
- a CDS encoding TetR/AcrR family transcriptional regulator C-terminal domain-containing protein, with the protein product MSIKNTNDPRVKRTRQLIQDAFVALVGEKGFENVTVQHIAERAPVNRATFYSHYHDKYDLLDKSIEEMLEKLAEVIKPQNRNKEDFQLTFDSPHPTFLALFEHIAENTNFYNVMLGDKATGNYSYKMMKTIQTHLTLSLSISQPDDEDLMVPRDILISYVTGAHIGMIMSWLKRGMIYTPHFMAMQLTRLIILGAHTAAGLERPF
- a CDS encoding DHA2 family efflux MFS transporter permease subunit — encoded protein: MSSIAIVGYALFCIIVFFLVNRLLRKKKTNMGEEQVPAVSKIEVTKAETELEQKQEIEASNVVELETGKQEQVKQEKEMLKRQLPVENVNVKAVVAVLILGMFVSILNQTIINVALPPLMNEFNVSTSTAQWLITGFMLVNGILVPISAFLVSRFTYRKLFVAAMLFFTVGSIICATSGNFTMMMTGRIIQAVGAGILMPVGMNIFMTLFPPHKRGAAMGLLGVAMILAPAIGPTVTGWVIENYSWNLMFYGMFVIGLIITFLSLKFFTLAQPVSKTKLDVFGVISSSIGLGSLLYGFSEAGNNGWTSAEVIITLIIGVIGLAVFIWRELTTDNKMLDLQVFKYPTFTFTLVINAIVTMALFGGMLLLPVYLQNIRGFTPMESGLLLLPGSLIMGIMGPVAGKLFDKYGIRPLAIVGLAITTFATYKFTTLSMDTPYSVIMTDYIIRSIGMSFIMMPIMTAGMNALPMKLISHGTATQNTSRQVAGSIGTAILITLMTQQTTAHVADYGNMLTTSNPILVDKVHGMGQSLAALAGSAQAGDAMSTQLLFGQISKLSAINGINDAFLIATILAGIAWVLSFFLPSGNKRNRKAGN
- the rplT gene encoding 50S ribosomal protein L20; translated protein: MPRVKGGTVTRQRRKKVIKLAKGYYGSKSTLFKVANQQVMKSLMYAFRDRRQKKRDFRKLWITRINAAARMNGLSYSRLMHGLKNAGIEVNRKMLADLAVHDEKAFAELATVAKNNIN
- a CDS encoding HlyD family efflux transporter periplasmic adaptor subunit; protein product: MNQFRRMVIINIITLIVLVGGGIGGYYYYNQAENYLKTDNAKIDGKVIPIASPVAGKLTDWKAEVGKNYNENDKLGAVTVAGANGEQTVDVTIPQNATVVQSNATTNAFVGAGSPIAYAFDMSNLWVTANIEETTIDDVQKGQTVDVYVDAYPDTTLTGKVEQVGLTTANTFSMLPSSNATANYTKVKQVVPVKISLDHSKSVNIVPGMNVSVRIHK
- a CDS encoding ammonia permease, giving the protein MEVTGLLVWIILGPILMLCEVIVGIFLIVAGIKYRNFFTFIAGLISILLIVVPIICIGYGIDLERMLPISGTLYWCLFSLAGLLAIISGRQFTHIRSMGIILFITGLCSLTAYHLLYLTT
- a CDS encoding dUTP diphosphatase, which translates into the protein MDLLQLFKLQKELDDRIVKEHDLQPKKLLKEKMLALLVEIGELANETRCFKYWSNKPASEREVILEEYVDGLHFILSIGIDLGIDKNFLFYKCAQTNKTQVEIFLDTYAKVIRFTDQPSITNYIELFTSYLRLGQALEFEQEEIEKAYLDKNEVNHQRQTQGY
- a CDS encoding M42 family metallopeptidase; translated protein: MTKLDATLTMLKELTDARGIAGNEREPREVMKKYIEPFADELSTDNLGSLVAKKVGEENGPKIMVAGHLDEVGFMITQIDDKGFLRFQTVGGWWSQVMLAQRVTIVTRKGDVTGVIGSKPPHILPPEARKKPVDIKDMFIDIGASSQEEAMEWGVRPGDQVVPYFEFQVMKNEKMLLAKAWDNRIGCAIAIDVLKQLKDEKHPNVVYGVGTVQEEVGLRGAKTSANYIKPDIAFAVDVGIAGDTPGVTAKEAQSKMGDGPQIILYDASVIGHTGLRDFVVDVADELQIPYQYDSVAGGGTDAGAIHISVNGIPSMAITIATRYIHSHAAMLHRDDYENAVKLIVEVIKRLDKEAVHNITFN
- a CDS encoding ammonia permease, translating into MFSIIWMIFMPLLMLCGIAGGIFLVVTGIIHRKFLAILMGIICCSFVIMPFIFLNKGISGEDILHIPAVLYWVLFSLAGLLAGINGAPSKIKSIRNMGFIIFSVGLFAAICYQLMSMPDSYFIR
- the infC gene encoding translation initiation factor IF-3 — protein: MMINEQIRAREVRLVGANGDQLGIKSRNDALDLAAGLNLDLVLVAPNAKPPVCRIMDYGKFRFEQQKKEKEQRKNQKVISMKEVRLSPTIDEHDFNTKLRNAVKFLEKGDKVKASIRFKGRAITHKEIGQRVLDRFSEACAEVSTIESKPKMEGRSMFLVLAPKNDK
- the rpmI gene encoding 50S ribosomal protein L35; amino-acid sequence: MPKQKTHRGAAKRFKKTGSGKLKRSHAYTSHLFANKSTKAKRKLRKAGVVSAGDFKRIRQMLDNLK